The Brassica oleracea var. oleracea cultivar TO1000 chromosome C6, BOL, whole genome shotgun sequence genome includes a region encoding these proteins:
- the LOC106298061 gene encoding uncharacterized protein LOC106298061 — protein sequence METLLYTCSFPWPCSDLHKFSSEQRAEPVPMGPAVELWKETEMAKTRTKYEKLREKIMLWEDKKTKKAKRNLHRTERGVEKTKLKALQRYTEDNERIEIIVASARAHAYERQMKEELKVKEKANLMGTSGRSPSTCL from the exons ATGGAAACCCTCT TATATACCTGTAGCTTCCCATGGCCGTGCTCTGATTTACACAAGTTCTCAAG TGAGCAGCGAGCAGAACCTGTGCCCATGGGACCTGCGGTGGAACTATGGAAGGAAACAGAGATGGCCAAAACGAGAACTAA GTACGAGAAGCTAAGGGAGAAGATAATGTTATGGGAGGACAAGAAGACGAAAAAGGCTAAGAGAAATCTTCATAGAACAGAG AGAGGTGTAGAGAAGACAAAGCTGAAGGCGCTGCAGAGATATACCGAAGATAACGAACGCATTGAGATCATAGTCGCGAGTGCAAGAGCGCATGCATATGAGAGACAGATGAAGGAAGAGCTAAAGGTCAAGGAGAAAGCAAACCTCATGGGAACAAGTGGACGTAGCCCATCTACATGCCTCTGA